The Triticum urartu cultivar G1812 unplaced genomic scaffold, Tu2.1 TuUngrouped_contig_660, whole genome shotgun sequence genome contains a region encoding:
- the LOC125530846 gene encoding uncharacterized protein LOC125530846 translates to MAPACWFLVFVRVWWLPLMLAGAKEEHLGENCPAERCGNLTVSNPFWIANGEAGRSCGPLDFQVGCLNDSNPFLLSSGFTGSTGFGIMDIWYEDRNLRVVDVHKEEDFNFSKSSCNFPSWNTSSKLALPFKVNPNNLNLIFYKCTKRVALVEVTCANASNMFVRAGVRFDETGNYADYAMEGCDAIVVPMMSSPGWANASDYEQFISHGFLLTWDETLQPATARKFTHQIIF, encoded by the coding sequence ATGGCTCCAGCTTGCTGGTTCTTGGTCTTTGTCCGGGTATGGTGGCTTCCACTGATGCTCGCCGGGGCCAAGGAGGAGCATCTAGGGGAAAACTGCCCGGCTGAGAGGTGCGGCAACCTCACAGTATCCAATCCATTCTGGATCGCTAACGGGGAGGCGGGAAGATCGTGTGGCCCCTTGGACTTCCAGGTCGGTTGCTTAAACGACAGCAATCCATTTCTCCTGAGCTCTGGATTCACTGGATCCACTGGCTTTGGAATCATGGACATCTGGTACGAGGACCGCAATCTGCGTGTCGTTGATGTACATAAAGAGGAAGACTTCAACTTCTCAAAGAGCAGCTGCAATTTCCCGAGTTGGAACACCTCCAGCAAGCTGGCACTGCCGTTCAAGGTCAACCCCAACAACCTGAACCTCATCTTCTACAAGTGCACCAAGAGGGTGGCGCTGGTGGAGGTGACTTGCGCAAACGCGAGCAACATGTTTGTTCGCGCAGGAGTGCGTTTCGATGAGACAGGAAACTACGCAGACTATGCCATGGAGGGCTGTGATGCTATCGTCGTGCCGATGATGAGTTCGCCAGGCTGGGCCAACGCGAGCGACTACGAACAGTTTATCAGCCATGGTTTCCTCTTGACATGGGATGAAACTCTTCAACCTGCAACTGCACGTAAGTTCACGCATCAAATCATCTTTTAG